The genomic stretch AGGTTCTGTTTCTGTGAATACTATTGCCGAGCGATCAGGGTTACATCGCCAAGCCGTGTATGATGCGCTTGACCGATTACTTGAGAAAGGGTTTGTTAGTTTTGTGGTGCAGCAGAATAAAAAGCACTTTCAAGGGATCCACCCTGAGAAGATTATGGATATGTTTCACCAAAAAGAACAGAAGATTCAATCCTTTCTTCCTGAATTAATTGCCTTAACTCATCTCCCTCGTGAGGATACCTTTGTCGAGCTTATTAAGGGAAGAGAGGTCATTAGAACAGTTTATCGTGACATCATTAAGACCTTAACGAAGAAACCAGGCGAAATCCTTATTTCGGGTGTTGATGAACGCAAATTCTTTAACGAAGATCCTATTGCTCTTGACCAGCACATCAACCGATTACGAAAACTCAACTGTACTGAACGAGTACTCGTGAAGGAAGGAGACAGAACCTTTGTTACCGGTAGACAAACAACCTACCGTTGGGTTCCTGCAGCGTACTTCCATGCCACTCCCATGATGGTTTAC from Candidatus Woesearchaeota archaeon encodes the following:
- a CDS encoding MarR family transcriptional regulator gives rise to the protein MNTEILKELGLTNNEITVYLTLLQTGSVSVNTIAERSGLHRQAVYDALDRLLEKGFVSFVVQQNKKHFQGIHPEKIMDMFHQKEQKIQSFLPELIALTHLPREDTFVELIKGREVIRTVYRDIIKTLTKKPGEILISGVDERKFFNEDPIALDQHINRLRKLNCTERVLVKEGDRTFVTGRQTTYRWVPAAYFHATPMMVYQHKLTIIIMGTPNYAIMIENKDLADAYRKQFNLLWRVAKPLDR